One stretch of Glycine soja cultivar W05 chromosome 7, ASM419377v2, whole genome shotgun sequence DNA includes these proteins:
- the LOC114419893 gene encoding uncharacterized protein LOC114419893 isoform X1, translating to MARWDAILSLPVQNPPTLEISSAELVWSKVEGWHDKLDRVALIPYARVDDFVRGESNNKECPTRFHVEARRRRSPSTPFKQKVDGILEYILYWCSFGPDDHRKGGIVRPSRTTYVPKKKNAGRPNTKRGCICHFIVKRLIAEPSVALIIYNDDKHVDKKGLPCHGPQDKKAAGTRAMFAPYISEDLRLRVLSLLYVGVSVETIMQRHNESVERQGGPCNRDDLLTHRYVRRQERAIRRSTYELDDDDAVSISMWVESHQNLVFFYEDFSDSNPFTLGIQTEWQLQQMIRFGNSGMLASDSRFGTNKLQYPIHSLLVFNLDKKAIPVAWIIAPKFSSLDAHRWMRALYNRVHTKDPTWKLAGFIVDDPSYDVLAIRDVFQCTVMISFWRIRHLWHKNIVKCLETDMQIKISRRLGWIVDNICRHQGSMSLFEEFMEDFIDESKFMDYFKATWHPRIGTWINALQTLPLASQESCAAMEFYHNQLKIRLLNEKDICVYQRADWLVDKLGTKVHSYFWLDEYSEKDDFARYWKNEWMSGLTSWRKALKIPDTDVIMEDGCAKVTDQDKAFVVWNTGSMLSICNCSWAQDGNLCEHILKVLSICRKRGSILPSVTLFQYHQALNNMLHCPPFDSFIRDHAVSLAVSVQKQLNTLLDKESDQTVMDPNEKRIIIDIPQEWFKVVSTNRDQDLVSKKRVINDILSEDDNGCEDRNNSNDAPGCASAMNDIADQEVVDHGIARNGKLFESAGEDSLPADMDVDPSSTCVNPPGLDPVDDTVSGDAFQENKERGLATIGNEISASENGALPNDKIEENISDKGGRDCAMDVDTPSSTTEDVKHCEIHQNGVNEVPRVISCTKDADSHLSPPSTVTPAQPLALDTGENSGTIKEDVYLGSNT from the exons ATGGCCAGATGGGATGCAATCCTATCTCTTCCAGTACAAAATCCTCCCACATTGGAAATTTCTTCTGCTGAGCTAGTGTGGTCAAAAGTGGAAGGTTGGCATGATAAATTAGATAGAGTAGCTCTAATCCCATATGCTAGAGTTGATGATTTTGTGAGGGGTGAATCAAATAACAAAGAATGTCCTACAAGATTTCATGTTGAAGCACGGCGTCGACGGTCTCCATCAACACCTTTCAAGCAAAAGGTTGATGGCATACTAGAGTATATTTT GTATTGGTGTTCCTTTGGTCCTGATGACCATAGAAAAGGTGGCATTGTCCGACCAAGTCGTACCACATATGttccaaagaagaaaaatgcaGGTAGACCAAATACTAAGAGAGGTTGTATTTGTCACTTTATTGTGAAACGCCTCATTGCTGAACCTTCAGTTGCCCTGATCATATATAATGATGATAAGCATGTGGATAAAAAGGGTTTGCCATGCCATGGTCCACAGGACAAAAAGGCTGCTGGAACACGTGCTATGTTTGCCCCATATATCTCAGAAGATCTCCGTCTACGGGTTTTGTCTCTTCTATATGTTGGAGTCTCTGTGGAAACTATTATGCAGAGACACAATGAATCAGTTGAGAGACAAGGTGGTCCATGTAACCGTGATGACCTTTTGACTCATCGTTATGTTCGACGACAAGAGAGGGCAATTCGCCGTTCTACATATGAGctagatgatgatgatgctgTTAGTATCAGCATGTGGGTAGAAAGCCACCAAAATCTGGTTTTCTTCTATGAAGATTTCTCTGATTCCAATCCATTTACTCTGGGCATTCAAACTGAGTGGCAATTGCAACAAATGATTAGATTTGGAAACTCTGGTATGCTTGCCTCAGATTCAAGATTTGGTACAAATAAATTACAg TACCCCATTCATAGTCTTCTAGTGTTCAACTTGGACAAGAAGGCCATTCCAGTGGCTTGGATAATAGCACCAAAGTTTTCAAGTTTGGATGCACATCGATGGATGAGGGCTCTTTACAATAGAGTTCACACCAAAGATCCTACATGGAAGTTGGCTGGCTTCATAGTAGATGATCCATCATATGATGTTCTCGCAATCAG GGACGTGTTTCAGTGTACAGTGATGATAAGTTTCTGGCGGATTCGCCATTTATGGCATAAAAACATAGTAAAGTGTTTGGAAACTGATATGCAAATAAAGATATCCAGACGGCTTGGATGGATAGTGGATAATATTTGTCGCCATCAAGGGAGCATGTCACTCTTTGAAGAATTCATGGAAGACTTTATTGATGAATCCAAATTTATGGACTATTTCAAGGCCACATGGCATCCAAGAATAG GAACATGGATCAATGCACTTCAAACTCTTCCTCTTGCTAGCCAAGAGTCTTGTGCAGCAATGGAATTTTACCACAACCAACTGAAGATCAGGTTGTTGAATGAGAAAGACATCTGTGTTTATCAGCGCGCCGATTGGTTGGTTGACAAGTTGGGTACAAAAGTCCATTCTTATTTCTGGCTTGATGAGTACTCAGAAAAAGATGATTTTGCGCGATACTGGAAAAATGAATGGATGAGTGGTTTGACGTCATGGCGCAAAGCACTGAAGATTCCAGATACTGATGTCATAATGGAAGATGGATGTGCTAAGGTCACTGATCAAGATAAAGCTTTTGTTGTCTGGAATACTGGTTCAATGTTGAGCATTTGTAATTGTAGTTGGGCACAAGATGGCAACCTTTGTGAGCATATTCTGAAAGTTCTTAGTATCTGCCGAAAGAGGGGGTCCATTTTACCATCTGTCACTTTATTTCAGTATCACCAGGCACTAAATAACATGCTGCATTGCCCTCCTTTTGATTCCTTTATTCGTGATCACGCTGTGTCATTGGCAGTTTCAGTTCAGAAGCAGTTAAATACTCTACTCGATAAAGAAAGTGACCAGACTGTCATGGATCCTAATGAGAAACGGATCATTATTGATATTCCACAGGAATGGTTCAAGGTAGTCTCAACTAACCGGGATCAGGACTTGGTTAGTAAGAAGCGTGTCATCAATGATATTTTATCTGAGGATGATAATGGCTGTGAGGATAGAAATAATTCAAATGATGCCCCTGGATGTGCAAGTGCAATGAATGATATCGCTGATCAGGAGGTTGTGGATCACGGCATTGCAAGAAATGGCAAACTGTTTGAGAGTGCTGGAGAGGACAGTTTGCCTGCTGACATGGATGTTGATCCATCATCAACTTGTGTTAACCCTCCTGGGTTGGACCCTGTTGATGATACCGTTTCAGGTGATGCATtccaagaaaacaaagagagGGGCTTGGCTACTATAGGAAACGAGATCTCCGCTTCTGAAAATGGTGCTTTGCCTAATGATAAGattgaagaaaatatttcaGATAAAGGTGGCAGAGATTGTGCTATGGATGTGGATACCCCTTCATCAACAACAGAGGATGTGAAGCATTGTGAAATACATCAAAATGGTGTCAATGAGGTTCCCAGAGTCATTTCTTGCACTAAAGATGCTGATAGCCACTTGAGCCCCCCGTCAACAGTTACACCTGCCCAGCCACTTGCACTTGATACGGGTGAAAATTCAGGTACCATCAAGGAGGATGTCTATTTGGGATCAAATACCTGA
- the LOC114419893 gene encoding uncharacterized protein LOC114419893 isoform X2, which translates to MTIEKVALSDQVVPHMFQRRKMQDKKAAGTRAMFAPYISEDLRLRVLSLLYVGVSVETIMQRHNESVERQGGPCNRDDLLTHRYVRRQERAIRRSTYELDDDDAVSISMWVESHQNLVFFYEDFSDSNPFTLGIQTEWQLQQMIRFGNSGMLASDSRFGTNKLQYPIHSLLVFNLDKKAIPVAWIIAPKFSSLDAHRWMRALYNRVHTKDPTWKLAGFIVDDPSYDVLAIRDVFQCTVMISFWRIRHLWHKNIVKCLETDMQIKISRRLGWIVDNICRHQGSMSLFEEFMEDFIDESKFMDYFKATWHPRIGTWINALQTLPLASQESCAAMEFYHNQLKIRLLNEKDICVYQRADWLVDKLGTKVHSYFWLDEYSEKDDFARYWKNEWMSGLTSWRKALKIPDTDVIMEDGCAKVTDQDKAFVVWNTGSMLSICNCSWAQDGNLCEHILKVLSICRKRGSILPSVTLFQYHQALNNMLHCPPFDSFIRDHAVSLAVSVQKQLNTLLDKESDQTVMDPNEKRIIIDIPQEWFKVVSTNRDQDLVSKKRVINDILSEDDNGCEDRNNSNDAPGCASAMNDIADQEVVDHGIARNGKLFESAGEDSLPADMDVDPSSTCVNPPGLDPVDDTVSGDAFQENKERGLATIGNEISASENGALPNDKIEENISDKGGRDCAMDVDTPSSTTEDVKHCEIHQNGVNEVPRVISCTKDADSHLSPPSTVTPAQPLALDTGENSGTIKEDVYLGSNT; encoded by the exons ATGACCATAGAAAAGGTGGCATTGTCCGACCAAGTCGTACCACATATGttccaaagaagaaaaatgcaG GACAAAAAGGCTGCTGGAACACGTGCTATGTTTGCCCCATATATCTCAGAAGATCTCCGTCTACGGGTTTTGTCTCTTCTATATGTTGGAGTCTCTGTGGAAACTATTATGCAGAGACACAATGAATCAGTTGAGAGACAAGGTGGTCCATGTAACCGTGATGACCTTTTGACTCATCGTTATGTTCGACGACAAGAGAGGGCAATTCGCCGTTCTACATATGAGctagatgatgatgatgctgTTAGTATCAGCATGTGGGTAGAAAGCCACCAAAATCTGGTTTTCTTCTATGAAGATTTCTCTGATTCCAATCCATTTACTCTGGGCATTCAAACTGAGTGGCAATTGCAACAAATGATTAGATTTGGAAACTCTGGTATGCTTGCCTCAGATTCAAGATTTGGTACAAATAAATTACAg TACCCCATTCATAGTCTTCTAGTGTTCAACTTGGACAAGAAGGCCATTCCAGTGGCTTGGATAATAGCACCAAAGTTTTCAAGTTTGGATGCACATCGATGGATGAGGGCTCTTTACAATAGAGTTCACACCAAAGATCCTACATGGAAGTTGGCTGGCTTCATAGTAGATGATCCATCATATGATGTTCTCGCAATCAG GGACGTGTTTCAGTGTACAGTGATGATAAGTTTCTGGCGGATTCGCCATTTATGGCATAAAAACATAGTAAAGTGTTTGGAAACTGATATGCAAATAAAGATATCCAGACGGCTTGGATGGATAGTGGATAATATTTGTCGCCATCAAGGGAGCATGTCACTCTTTGAAGAATTCATGGAAGACTTTATTGATGAATCCAAATTTATGGACTATTTCAAGGCCACATGGCATCCAAGAATAG GAACATGGATCAATGCACTTCAAACTCTTCCTCTTGCTAGCCAAGAGTCTTGTGCAGCAATGGAATTTTACCACAACCAACTGAAGATCAGGTTGTTGAATGAGAAAGACATCTGTGTTTATCAGCGCGCCGATTGGTTGGTTGACAAGTTGGGTACAAAAGTCCATTCTTATTTCTGGCTTGATGAGTACTCAGAAAAAGATGATTTTGCGCGATACTGGAAAAATGAATGGATGAGTGGTTTGACGTCATGGCGCAAAGCACTGAAGATTCCAGATACTGATGTCATAATGGAAGATGGATGTGCTAAGGTCACTGATCAAGATAAAGCTTTTGTTGTCTGGAATACTGGTTCAATGTTGAGCATTTGTAATTGTAGTTGGGCACAAGATGGCAACCTTTGTGAGCATATTCTGAAAGTTCTTAGTATCTGCCGAAAGAGGGGGTCCATTTTACCATCTGTCACTTTATTTCAGTATCACCAGGCACTAAATAACATGCTGCATTGCCCTCCTTTTGATTCCTTTATTCGTGATCACGCTGTGTCATTGGCAGTTTCAGTTCAGAAGCAGTTAAATACTCTACTCGATAAAGAAAGTGACCAGACTGTCATGGATCCTAATGAGAAACGGATCATTATTGATATTCCACAGGAATGGTTCAAGGTAGTCTCAACTAACCGGGATCAGGACTTGGTTAGTAAGAAGCGTGTCATCAATGATATTTTATCTGAGGATGATAATGGCTGTGAGGATAGAAATAATTCAAATGATGCCCCTGGATGTGCAAGTGCAATGAATGATATCGCTGATCAGGAGGTTGTGGATCACGGCATTGCAAGAAATGGCAAACTGTTTGAGAGTGCTGGAGAGGACAGTTTGCCTGCTGACATGGATGTTGATCCATCATCAACTTGTGTTAACCCTCCTGGGTTGGACCCTGTTGATGATACCGTTTCAGGTGATGCATtccaagaaaacaaagagagGGGCTTGGCTACTATAGGAAACGAGATCTCCGCTTCTGAAAATGGTGCTTTGCCTAATGATAAGattgaagaaaatatttcaGATAAAGGTGGCAGAGATTGTGCTATGGATGTGGATACCCCTTCATCAACAACAGAGGATGTGAAGCATTGTGAAATACATCAAAATGGTGTCAATGAGGTTCCCAGAGTCATTTCTTGCACTAAAGATGCTGATAGCCACTTGAGCCCCCCGTCAACAGTTACACCTGCCCAGCCACTTGCACTTGATACGGGTGAAAATTCAGGTACCATCAAGGAGGATGTCTATTTGGGATCAAATACCTGA